The Pochonia chlamydosporia 170 chromosome 3, whole genome shotgun sequence genome contains the following window.
GGCCGGTACCGAACCCAGGAGGTCGAGTTAACGGTTTGTATGggccgtcgtcgtcgtaaTTCAATCCGCCGTCTGCAGACACTTCCTGGCTCAATGGATGAGGCTCCTTGATTCCACTGCCTGGTTTTCCTTCGTTCTTGCTCTTCCAtttatccttcttcttttgcttcagAGCTCTCTTGTACTCTGcctccttctcatcatctgaaAACTCCATCTCGTCATCGCCGACTTCCTCATCGTGCAGGTTACTCGCGTCCGAGCCCTTCATATTCTTGAGCGGCTCTGTGAAGACATACGATGCGTGGTCGACCGGGTAGAAGATCTTTGTGCCGACTTTCAAGCCCAGATCTTTGATCTCTTGCTCTGAGGAAAAGTACAGCGTGTACATGGGCTGTAAGACCTTGCCGATGGTTTCGGCCACCGCGCCAATGACTACGCGGTCGGCGGTGCAGAGAACGGATCCCGTGTCGAGAACTTGGTATTCGCCGGGGGTGATGGCCTTTATGAGCATGATGTTCTCTACGATGTTCTCAATGGCGCCTAGTTCCTCGATTTTCATTTCCTCTGTGATGGTGACGTCTGGCTTGGGGATGATTTCTTCCGCGATTTCGTTCTTGGTGCGCAGTTGAGCTGCGCTGGAGCCCTTTCCTCGGTCGTTCTCGTCGTCTGATCCGCCTTCTGCTTCCATGAGGAGCCGGGCGGTTTCTTCGACACCGAGGAGTTCGTAGCCCTCGTTGTCGGAGTCTTCGTTGGATGAGTCTGTGCTTGATTCTGAGGATGACTCGTATGGTGATGAATCCATTTCCCATTCGGGGTGCTCGCTTTGATCGTTTTGGAGAGCGGGTTCGGTGAGTTGTGGTTGGGTTTGTTCCGGCGCATTGGTCGTGCTGCTGAGGCCGCCGATGGCCGCTTCGAGGGCGCCGGTTAGTGAGGGTGGGCTTCCGGGTTGATCGATtgccatggcatccatgtcttgcGGCGCTTGGCTTGCGACTCCGTTGTTGGTCGTGTTATTCTCGGTGTGCGTCTCGTCGGGTTGGTTTGTACCGCTTCCTTCGGCAGACTTTGACGGTGACTCCGTTGCGCCAACGCTGGCTGCTGCGGCGAGCATGTCtgctggcaatggcggcaGTGTCTCGTTGGGCTTTGCCTGCCCTAGGCCTGGAATTTGAAATCCagacatggtggtggtgataTGCAGGAGGGCCAGCTCCCGATTTCTCCAAGGGAGTTTGACACTTGATCGAGAAGGATGAATAGCTTTATGAGGCCGTGGTGTTCCTCAAATGTTTATGTTTCAGACTCTGTAAGAAATAGAAAGAGGAAGCAAAATTCTATCAGTGAGCTAAGGCAATTCCAAGAACAAGTTCCAAGAAACCCGTGGCGTGTCAAAGCTGGCGCAGGAGATGAAAAATGCAATAATTTTTGAACAGGTGAAGACTGCCAGTCGGATCTGGACCCTGACCCTccaaaggaaaaaaaaatctaGGTGAAGGTCACCAATCGGTTGGTGGGTCCTCGGTGTGCAGTTCCACTTCCGTCACCTGCAAATCCACCAACAGGGGGGCGGGCGAGTCTGGCTACAAAGAAAGCTCGGCAGCTCCCAACAACAATGACGACAGATTCCTCAACACTCATCTATCACTTCACATCTCATTGCCTCTCGCAACCATGGCGCCGAATCCTCCGGAAGGACAGCCGCAGTTTGAGCATCCAACCGCAAGCCATGCAAAGAAGAAGTTCgtcattttttttctttattctCGGCGTTTTGTTTCATTCGTCTTGTCTAGTTGGTATAGACGCATGTGAAATGCTAACTCGGCTTGTGGTCACAGAAAACGAGGGCCATATCCAATTGAGCCCATCACCGCATTTTACATCTTCTTTGCGGCGGGTCTTGTAGCAGCTGTTTTTGCTCCGATACAAGATTGTGATGAGACGTTCAATTACTGGGAACCAGCGCATTACCTCTCCCACGGTTACGGCTTGCAGACTTGGGAGTACTCGCCGGACTACGCAATTCGGAGCTGGTTGTACGTTGGTCTACATTCTGCATTCGGTAGCATTCGTCGACTATTGCCTCAATCATCAAAGGTACGGCTCTATGCCTCACGAGGCAATGTGTTCGCCGGCTTTATTGACCTTGCTAGGTGTCTGAGTTTTACTTTATCCGCTATGGCCTCGCTTTCCTTTGTGCCATCTGCCAGACCGTTCTGTTCAAGGTCATCAGCCTTACTATGAATGGCAGAATCGGCATGTTCTTCTTAATCGCAACCGTTATTAGCCCGGGAAATTTCCACGCTAGCGCGTCCTTCCTGCCATCGAGCTTTGCCATGTATATGTGTATGCTCGGCGCTGCTTCGTTCATGAACTGGCGTGGCGGCATCAAGACTGCTCACGGCATATTTTGGTTTGCCGCAGCGGGTATTCTTGGTTGGCCATTTGCCTCGGCGCTATGTGCCCCTTATCTCCTAGAAGAGCTGGTTCTCGTTCTCTTTAGCGATAAGGATGCTTttattgaagccatcattCGATTCTTTCGTGGCGTAATTGCTGGCTTGATCGTTTTGGTAGGTGTATCGTTTGAGTGCTCATTGAGCGTAAATTGAGGTTAACCTGTCGTAGTTTTTTGACTTCCTGATCAACCTCTTCTTTTACAAGAAGATTGCTGTTGTCAGCTGGAATATTGTCAAGTACAACATCTTCTCTTCAACTGGCGGCCCTGATTTATACGGAACCGAGCCGTGGACGTTCTATTTCAAGAATCTGGCCTTGAATTTCAACATTTGGTTCATTCTTGCCCTGTTGGCATTGCCACTATTCGTACTTCAGAAGATCATTTCACCATCCGGTCATGGCTTTCAGTCTGGCCTGCGGACTGTCGTATTTCTTGCGCCGTTCTACATGTggctcgccatcttcacAATACAGCCTCACAAAGAGGAGAGATTCATGTATCCTGTGTATCCTTTCCTAACTCTCAATGCTGGCATTGCGCTTCACATCATATTGGCTGCAATTGGGAGCACAGACCCAAGTACACTAGCTGGAAAGATTCCTGCTCGACTGAAGTTCCTAGCGGTCAGTGTTGTGATGATTCTGGCTTTGGACGTCAGTCTTGCCAGATTGTACGGTATTTACTCCGCATATTCCGCACCTCTGAGCATTTACTCTAGGCTATGGGGATCCAGTCATGGACACCCGCCACTGGGCAAGGAGGAGGATCTCGTGTGCTTTGGGAAAGAATGGTATCGTTTCCCCTCATCATACTTCTTGCCACGCGACATGCATGCCAAATTTGTTCGTTCTGAGTTTCGGGGTCTGTTGCCTGGTGAATTCTCTGAGGCGAAGATCGGATTTGGGTTCTGGAGCGGCACTTGGTTACCGACAAGTGGTTTCAATGATCGCAACGTGGAGGATCCTGGCAAATATGTCGATCTGAAGGCATGCTCCTTCCTGGTCGATACTCAGTTCCCCCTCCGCACCGACCCTTTACCTCCAAACGAGCCTGACTACATAGCGGACAAGCACACGTGGGAAGTTGTCCAATGTGAACAGTTTTTGGATGCCGCGAATACGCATATCCTGGCACGGACATTGTGGGTTCCGGACTTGGACGTCATCCCGGAGAAGTTTAGGAGAAAGTGGGGACGACATTGTTTGCTCCAGCGAAAGACGACATAAGGAAGTTGATAGTTTAACGGACGGATGTACGACACGCATTAGCCAGCAAGGGGGTTGGAACATCCGGTCTGGCAGTGTATGTAAATGGTATCTGCATTGATAGATTTGTGGCAACCGTATGCTCCCACGCAACGGCGCTGAGAGCGGTTGCATTTACCAATAGAAAAAAAGATAGACTATACGGCGGGAAACAACATATGCAGTTTGCATGCTTGACTCGCACCAACGAGGCTCTACGGGGCCCAGATACATTCCAGCTCACGAGGCTAGGTACAGATAAGCAATCCAGCACGAATTGCGTCATCAGGGCAGACCTCGTGTTGAGACATTTGGTGGAACGGTTACATAGATCTTCCCAAGGTCTTGGTCTACCGTGAGACAACCACTTGTGTCACAGTGTGTGTGTATTAACAAAACGAATGGTAGACCAGTTGGATAGAGAGCACAAGGCTCATCACTGTACCAGATCAATCTTGGCATACATCACTCGTATGACCTTTGCCATCATTTCGCCCCCCTCAAGTACCATTCACGGATACATGCAACCAAGTACACTTAGATGTAGTCACTAACAAAAGGCCTACTCCAATCTCGTTTCCCTAACGGCACACCTTCCTTTCTCAAAATCGCATAGGCCATAGTAACATGAAAGAAGACGTTCGGCATAAGCGCCGCCATAGCCAAGATCTTGAGAGGGACGTCTTCCACCCTGTCCTGGCCGATTGGTGTAGGAGCTGAAGTCTCGCCGATTGTGTTGACGGTGTCCTTGTCCACTCCTGCTAGTAATGTGAGAACTTGGTCAATGCGGGCGTGCATTTCAGCATAAGAGCTGAGATTGTCTTCAAGGTCGGTTGGTTTTCGGCCGGATAGTTTGGaggccatcttgtcggcTTGCGCGGTGGAGTAGTGTACTTGGAAGGTGAGTGGTCTCATGTCTTCGTAGATTCGGGATGTGATGAAGGTGGATGAGTTGGGGTGTTGTtgggcggtggtgaggattcctttgaggctggtgagggctgctttggctgggGTGATGGTTGCGTCGTAGAGGGAGAAGGTGgtcatggtgatgatgatgctgatgctgatgctgatgaatgcgatgttgatgaattgtgCTTTTGGTTGAAGTGGTGTTTGGTCACTATTACATTATATCACGGGGAGATGGACTGGTTATTTCGTAGTGGTACTTGTTTATATTCCTGCCTAagaggtacggagtagtggGCGGAGGTGCGCCTGGCAGCAGTTTGCGGACATGGCAAGCTGGTGGGCAAGGTGAGTTGGGGATGAAGACAGGAATGGGCGTCGTGCTGCGGTGATGGGATGAAAATGAAGCTGATCAAacgatggtgttgttgaaccAATCAGGCGTTATCTCTGTGAGGTTTGATGTTGACGGCTAAGCAATAGCGTGGTGACTTGCACTGTCTGCCCCAGATTATGTATGGCGTGCATCTGCCATTTGGACGAAGGGAGTAAAGAGCTTAGGTTCACTGCCTGTTCGAGCGGATGGCGGAATTCCGCCACTGTGTCTGCGTTTTATGTCCGCGGCTACCTCGACGCCTCTCTGCTCTCACTACGTCCTCGTGTCGTAATGAGATGCAAGTGATGGCTACATTAAACTGCATGTAGATGCATGTTTGCTCAGACTCACATCCAACGATGTCCGGTCGGCAGGTGCATGTTGCctccgccttggcagcatgGACATCGGACGCGGCTACTTTGGCTGGCCGGGACCGACATCCGCTGCCAACCCACGGCccggccatggccaaggtaTGATTTCTACCACGTCCTCCAACGACTCCCGCCGACGGTCCACCCCCATGTCGTGATGATTGAGACTCTCAATCTTGACCATATCCTCCAGATGCCTGCCAACATCGTttgccgccttggcaagCCGGGAATACGTCGCCGGACAGGCCACCCTATGGACTGCTCGACGCTGTTAATGCAGTTTGTCTCACCACATTCTCCGCCGTGATTCAGACCACCAAGACAGGCGTCATTCGTCATCGAGGCTTGGAGCAGAAAAGGAGGCAAAATTTTTAATAACGAATATCAGGGACCATGAAGAGGGCGATTACCCCAACATTCACCTTTCAAAATGTAGCTTTGCCCCAGATGCGTGCCTAGtagttcaatgtttgtcGCTTGATTCTGCcgtttcttgttttgtgCCAAAAACCTCCGGCCCAGTCGAAGCTTgttcgctccttccctccGACTGCCGTTCCTTGGCACTTCATACCGACACGGAAAATTTAACCGTTTCTTTTTCGCCCAACTCTCTCATTATCATATCTACGGCATTGGGCTTCTCTTTGTTGATTCCCGCGGCTCGCACATTGTGCCCAAACTCTTCGGTCAAATATATGTCACTCCTCGACTGTCTGCGTCATCATCTCCTAGCCTGGCATGCTCTGGTGTTCCCAATTGACCTTGTTGGATGCCTTTCACTATAGGCCTTTGACTTTGTATCCTTCCCTTTTCTAGATTTGTCACTTATTACAACATCCCGGAAAGGTTATTTTTAttcctcatcgtcatggCATTACACCGGATTTCGGACCTTTTTGTCAGCAAGGTTCTCGGTATTGATGTGAAGAGCAGGTACGCTTCAATACCATCGGACCTTAACAAGCGTGCCACAGAAGTTCTCGACTCCGCCGAAGTTTATTTAGAAGACGAGCCTTCAGTGGCGGAGTGGTTCAAAGAACTCGCACCTTCTAGAAAAGGAGTCTGCGAGTATGTTGTCAGTTTATTCCCATCGGCGTCATGGACCAAACGATACAATATTCGGTGGTTGGCAGGGGACTTGGTTGCCGGTATTGCCCCTAGGATTCCTAATCCCGTCGTCTTGAAACATTTAGCTAACATGAATCTGCAGGAATAACTATTGGTTTGGTCGTAGTCCCTCAAGCATTGGCCTACGCCGctttggctgacttgacGCCTCCGTACGGCTTGTACACTTCCTTCACCGGAGCGGTTCTGTACTGGGTCTTTGGAACATCTAAAGATATCGTCATTGGCGTAAGTTGTACTTGTTCTGACCAGAGCACAACCTCCACCAGCTTTTGTCCACCACTTCTAACATCCACACAATAGACAACTGCGGTGGGATCACTGCTTGTTGGGCAGGTCATCAACAGAGTCACGATGGAGACGGGGGATTATACCCATGAACAGATTGCTCATTGCCTAAGCATGATGTCAGGTGCtgttcttctcttcttgggtCTGATACGGTTGGGTTGGGTGATAGAATTCATCCCATACATTCCTATTTCTGCATTTGTCACCGCTGCCAGCATCACGATCATGTCAACCCAAATACCAACGGCACTTGGCCTCCCAAGTGTCAATACAAGGGCCCCTCCCTATCAAGTCATCATTGATACTTTCAAGTCGCTTCCCCAAATACAGCTTGATGCAGCCGTTGGTTTATCTTCTATCGTACTTCTCTTTGGCATTCGTGGATTTTGCACCATGATGGAGAAACGCCAACCCGACAAACGGCGGATGTGGTCGTCTATATCATCTTTGCGACTCACATTTACCATGCTTCTCTTCACTTTAATCAGCTACTTGGCTAATCGCACTAGCATGGAAGGAAAGCCCAAATTTCGCATTGTCGGCCACATTGACAAAGGTGAGATGCCGTTGCACAATATATAGATGCTCTCGTACCTAACATTACCCACAGGCTTTCAGCGCGCTGGTGTACCGAACATTGACCTTAATTTGATAAGGCTTGTAATTTCGGAATTGCCTGCCGTGGCCATCATATTGGTCATTGAGCATATAGCCATTGCAAAGGCCATGGGCAGGCTGTACGATTACACTGTCAACCCATCCCAGGAAATTGTAGCTCTTGGCGCAGCCAATCTCCTGAGTCCATTTGTTGGAGGATATGTTTGTACAGGGTCTTTTGGCGCTTCTGCTGTCCTTTCCAAAGCCGGAGTCAGAACTCCTTTGGCTGGACTATTTAGCGCAGGGGTTCTTGTGCTTGCACTGTATGCCTTGACGGGAGTTTTCTACTACATTCCGAAAGCTGCTCTTGCTGGCCTCATTATCCACGCAGTTTGTAACTTGCTGACCCCTCCCAAGAATTTGTACAAATATTGGCAGCTTTCTCCGGTCGAATTTCTGATATGGATCATTGGAGTGACTTTGGCAATATTTGTGTCACTAGAAGCGTGTATATACGCGGGTACCGCTTTGTCAATTGTTCTAGTTCTGGTCCGGCTTGCCAGAACGCGAGGGACATTTTTGGGAGTCGTGAAAGTTAAACGGGTCGCATCAGCGAAACAGTATGGAGATGGTGAAGGTCattccaacagcagcaaatcACGCCATTCCACATCAGATGCCTTCATGCCCTTGGACGGGTCTGGGCCAACAAACCCAAATATCAAGATTGAGTCTCCGTACCCGGGAGTCTTCATTTATCAGCTTCACGAAGGATTCAACTACACAAATCAAGCATACCACATTGACATTCTCACCAAGTACATTATGAATAACACCCAGAGACTATCGGAAGAAGCCTTCGAGAAAGAATCAGACCGTCTCTGGAACGATCCAGGGCCGAAGGGGCACAATCCACATTCTTATTTGCTGCCATATCTCCGCGCCATCGTTATGGACTTTGGCGCAGTGAATCACGTTGATATTACTTCGGTCCAGGGACTTATTGATTTGAGGAATGTTCTGGACAACTACTCTGCTCCAGACGCTGTGGAGTGGCATTTTGCCAATATTCATAATCGCTGGACTCGGCGAGCCCTGGGTGTAGCAGGATTCGGGTATCCAACTGCACATAATCCAGAAGCATTGAGACACTGGCAGCCTATATATAGCATTGCAGCCACGCTCTCCGAAAAGGACGGGCCGTTTGGGGATGTGCATCGATGCGGTGGTACGGATGTAGATTCTGATGACGAGCGAACACAGGCTCCTCCGACCCCAGTGCAAGATGACATTGCTCGTACAAAGAGGCCAGGGAGCATTCGCGCCTCGTTGAACAGAGGCGACAGCACACAGATGGCAGCAATTCAAGGAATCAACAGACCCTTCTTTCATGTTGACCTTTACAGTGCTGTTCAGGCCGCCGTTACTGACGCTCGAAGTAAAGACTTGTCAGCTATGGTATGAAGTTAAGCCAATGGAGCAGTCGGGGGTTGGGCAGGTCAATTACGCAGAACTAGACGTTGGGGGGATTGCGGTTCTACGGTACCGTGGAATTGGGGTGCATCATAACGAGCACAGTCTATACCAAAAGCATTTCTACTTTGTCAGTAATAATTCAACACATTAATAACTACGAGGCTGCCTTTATCTACGGACTAAATGGATCGCAATTATGTGATATTGGAAGGTTTGAAGTTCGACCCGACTTTTGGGTTTCTCAGAGTAGCACCTTACTGGTAGACTTTATGCAGAACCGGGCTCGGATTGCAACTTTTCGCCCTGAATTGGACTGTGGACATAAAGTCAATCAACAAGTCATCCGGGTCGGCTCTCACTTTGACCACCGAGCCGGGGTCGGATATTCCTCTTTGGGAGAAATCGACACGTTGATTGGCCCGTGGTGCACCGAACAAGTCCGATGTGGGGCAATTTGCATTGAAAGTTGGGGATGAGCCCGTATCTGCATGATGGGCAGGTAGTATTTAACAATATCTGTGTAATTGAAAGAATTGCATTTCTCGCCTACTTTAAAAAGTTTGGGATGTTTTCCATTTTATGAACTTCAGCGGCAAAAGCGACCTGTGCTCATTATCTCGGAAGATCGTGGCTGGGATTCACTGATGTACTCTGGAGGCTCTCCTGCTCCaagtcaaaatggcaagTTCAGAAAGGTATATACAATCGGGACAACTTTGTACGCGTGTCTGAACATTTTGCAGCGGCAGTCAGTCCAGTAATAGGACGATATCTGTATCTCCACCCTGGGAACAATCCGAGAAGAAACCTCCAATCGAGGAACCCACGGGTTCCAAAGACCACGTCTCGAATGACCAGCCCGGCACAAATCCAGGAAGTGTACCCCAGGAGAAGACACAAGAAACCCCCCACACCAGTGTTACACCGTCAGAGAAGTACCCAAATGGACTGGCTGTACTCACCGTATTCTTCGGCCTATTCCTCGCGGCTCTGTGTGTTGGCCTCGTACGTTTAGCCATCCGATGTTAAGCCTCATACTTATTTGTGTCTAGGACCGATCAATAGTAGCGACTGCTGTCCCGAAAATCACATCCGACTTCAACTCCCTTCCGGACGTGGGGTGGTATGGCTCCGCGTACCTCATGACGACTTGCTGTCTGCAGCTGTTCTTTGGAAAGTTGTACGCGGAGTTTACTATAAAATGGGTGTTTCTTGCGGCCTTGGCTATTTTTGAAGTTGGGTCGGTGGTATGTGCCGTGGCGCCGGGTTCGACTGTCTTGATTGTTGGGAGGGCAGTGGCGGGGATGGGAGCCGCGGGATTGGTGTCCGGGGCGATAATTGtgagtttttttttcctttaTGGCGACGGAGTGTGTGTTGACTTGTGTAGATTATAGCGCGGAGTGTGCCAATTGATCAGAGGCCAAAGTATACTGGTGCTTTAGGCGGTGCAGTTGGATTGGCACAAGTGGTTTCGCCAACGCTTGGTGGTGAGTGGCAGTATGTCGGTGTAAGACCGTCGCTAATTTGTCTAGGTGTCTTTACGGATAAACTTACTTGGAGTAAGATACACTTATTCCTTTCATTGCAAAGCGCGTTGCTAACTTGTCAGGGTGGTGTTTCTGGATTAACCTCCCCTTGGGTGGCGTAACACTCCTAGCAACCCTTTTCCTCGTCTCTATCCCCCCAACTCCACGTCCGGACAACACAAAACCCTCAATTGCAGGTTTCTTGCAACGCTTTGATCTGAAAGGCACGCTCGTCTTGATCCCCTGGGTAATatgtcttcttctcgctgtgCAGTGGGGAGGAACGCAATATGCATGGACCTCGTGGCGCATTAttctcctcttcgtcttgttTGGCGTATTATTCCTCGTATGGCTGTGGCTACAAGTTCGCAGTGGAGACAAGGCTACCGTTCCCATGAGGATCATTAAGCAGCGGTCGATGGCGTCTGCTACGGTATTCATGTTCTTCGCGTTTGCGGCGTTCTTCATCATAACGTACTATATACCGATTTGGTTTCAAGCCGTGAGGGGCGTGAGTGCGTATCAATCTGGGATAAACATGCTGGCATTATCAGCGGCGTTGAGTATCACAGTTATTTGCTCTGGATTTGTGGTAAGTTTGTTCTCTTGGTTGTGGATGTAGACCTGAGCTGAGTAGTTGTAGACTTCCAAGACGGGGTATTATGTTCCTCAGATGATTGGCTCGACTGTCATTGCTAGCATCGCCGTTGGGATGGTGTACACGTTTGATAGGGACACCACCGATGAGTACTGGTATGTTTACCTTTGTTAGTTGCTAGGTATATGTAGAAGCTGACGAACGCAGGGTTGGTACACTCGTTCTCCTGGGCATTGGTGTCGGCCTAGGTATTCAGCAGCCGCTTATCGCTGCGCAAACTGTCTTTGAACGCGCCGACAATGCCATCGCAACGTCTGTTCTCATCTTTACGCAGAATCTCACCGGCGCCATATTCCTCTCTGTAGGTGAGAATGTGTTTCACAATCAGA
Protein-coding sequences here:
- a CDS encoding sulfate permease 2 (similar to Cordyceps militaris CM01 XP_006666103.1) translates to MASSESGSQSSNRTISVSPPWEQSEKKPPIEEPTGSKDHVSNDQPGTNPGSVPQEKTQETPHTSVTPSEKYPNGLAVLTVFFGLFLAALCVGLDRSIVATAVPKITSDFNSLPDVGWYGSAYLMTTCCLQLFFGKLYAEFTIKWVFLAALAIFEVGSVVCAVAPGSTVLIVGRAVAGMGAAGLVSGAIIIIARSVPIDQRPKYTGALGGAVGLAQVVSPTLGGVFTDKLTWRWCFWINLPLGGVTLLATLFLVSIPPTPRPDNTKPSIAGFLQRFDLKGTLVLIPWVICLLLAVQWGGTQYAWTSWRIILLFVLFGVLFLVWLWLQVRSGDKATVPMRIIKQRSMASATVFMFFAFAAFFIITYYIPIWFQAVRGVSAYQSGINMLALSAALSITVICSGFVTSKTGYYVPQMIGSTVIASIAVGMVYTFDRDTTDEYWVGTLVLLGIGVGLGIQQPLIAAQTVFERADNAIATSVLIFTQNLTGAIFLSVGENVFHNQILRQVGRAAPQVDVREVIGAGASTLGAVMREKYPPYADAILTAYNTALQHVFIIPLVTACMMVFGVVFMEWRSVKKARQAAAAADAERQQSG
- a CDS encoding snoRNP assembly factor Naf1 (similar to Metarhizium acridum CQMa 102 XP_007807591.1), with translation MSGFQIPGLGQAKPNETLPPLPADMLAAAASVGATESPSKSAEGSGTNQPDETHTENNTTNNGVASQAPQDMDAMAIDQPGSPPSLTGALEAAIGGLSSTTNAPEQTQPQLTEPALQNDQSEHPEWEMDSSPYESSSESSTDSSNEDSDNEGYELLGVEETARLLMEAEGGSDDENDRGKGSSAAQLRTKNEIAEEIIPKPDVTITEEMKIEELGAIENIVENIMLIKAITPGEYQVLDTGSVLCTADRVVIGAVAETIGKVLQPMYTLYFSSEQEIKDLGLKVGTKIFYPVDHASYVFTEPLKNMKGSDASNLHDEEVGDDEMEFSDDEKEAEYKRALKQKKKDKWKSKNEGKPGSGIKEPHPLSQEVSADGGLNYDDDGPYKPLTRPPGFGTGPVSNESYEPAPRSGFRRGRGGEPRGRGGRGRGSGRGGARGGYNSPSRDGYSLPPQGTQQYPQQQPTQSSAQQAAAPPAMPNFGFQFPGWPQPPAAQGQHSVPPPPPPPGWPAQGQGQSQAGASNAFVNPAFVAALMSQMQQQNGQQAWGGQQQQSPYGGQGQ
- a CDS encoding alpha-1,2-mannosyltransferase (similar to Coccidioides immitis RS XP_001243940.1), with amino-acid sequence MAPNPPEGQPQFEHPTASHAKKKKRGPYPIEPITAFYIFFAAGLVAAVFAPIQDCDETFNYWEPAHYLSHGYGLQTWEYSPDYAIRSWLYVGLHSAFGSIRRLLPQSSKVSEFYFIRYGLAFLCAICQTVLFKVISLTMNGRIGMFFLIATVISPGNFHASASFLPSSFAMYMCMLGAASFMNWRGGIKTAHGIFWFAAAGILGWPFASALCAPYLLEELVLVLFSDKDAFIEAIIRFFRGVIAGLIVLFFDFLINLFFYKKIAVVSWNIVKYNIFSSTGGPDLYGTEPWTFYFKNLALNFNIWFILALLALPLFVLQKIISPSGHGFQSGLRTVVFLAPFYMWLAIFTIQPHKEERFMYPVYPFLTLNAGIALHIILAAIGSTDPSTLAGKIPARLKFLAVSVVMILALDVSLARLYGIYSAYSAPLSIYSRLWGSSHGHPPLGKEEDLVCFGKEWYRFPSSYFLPRDMHAKFVRSEFRGLLPGEFSEAKIGFGFWSGTWLPTSGFNDRNVEDPGKYVDLKACSFLVDTQFPLRTDPLPPNEPDYIADKHTWEVVQCEQFLDAANTHILARTLWVPDLDVIPEKFRRKWGRHCLLQRKTT
- a CDS encoding sulfate permease (similar to Coccidioides immitis RS XP_001245450.1), producing the protein MALHRISDLFVSKVLGIDVKSRYASIPSDLNKRATEVLDSAEVYLEDEPSVAEWFKELAPSRKGVCEYVVSLFPSASWTKRYNIRWLAGDLVAGITIGLVVVPQALAYAALADLTPPYGLYTSFTGAVLYWVFGTSKDIVIGTTAVGSLLVGQVINRVTMETGDYTHEQIAHCLSMMSGAVLLFLGLIRLGWVIEFIPYIPISAFVTAASITIMSTQIPTALGLPSVNTRAPPYQVIIDTFKSLPQIQLDAAVGLSSIVLLFGIRGFCTMMEKRQPDKRRMWSSISSLRLTFTMLLFTLISYLANRTSMEGKPKFRIVGHIDKGFQRAGVPNIDLNLIRLVISELPAVAIILVIEHIAIAKAMGRLYDYTVNPSQEIVALGAANLLSPFVGGYVCTGSFGASAVLSKAGVRTPLAGLFSAGVLVLALYALTGVFYYIPKAALAGLIIHAVCNLLTPPKNLYKYWQLSPVEFLIWIIGVTLAIFVSLEACIYAGTALSIVLVLVRLARTRGTFLGVVKVKRVASAKQYGDGEGHSNSSKSRHSTSDAFMPLDGSGPTNPNIKIESPYPGVFIYQLHEGFNYTNQAYHIDILTKYIMNNTQRLSEEAFEKESDRLWNDPGPKGHNPHSYLLPYLRAIVMDFGAVNHVDITSVQGLIDLRNVLDNYSAPDAVEWHFANIHNRWTRRALGVAGFGYPTAHNPEALRHWQPIYSIAATLSEKDGPFGDVHRCGGTDVDSDDERTQAPPTPVQDDIARTKRPGSIRASLNRGDSTQMAAIQGINRPFFHVDLYSAVQAAVTDARSKDLSAMV